The following are encoded together in the Panicum virgatum strain AP13 chromosome 6K, P.virgatum_v5, whole genome shotgun sequence genome:
- the LOC120713372 gene encoding uncharacterized protein LOC120713372, producing the protein MAIRSVMQFCLFEMGSTMHTVNQGNVEVNGKIKHLFFAFEPSIPTHRRPLVNLSRDSHSPRLPSRLLQSSWFAPSSAAARPRRGRQRLPRPLRLPPRFAPPRGARWPRRRLPSCFLLVPPPSSSPPAANASHILCACRHGVRLREVRVGRAAAAAVVSFGVWRHRGRALPRRGHDRFITGLPRRCVPDLRRRPLIPAPPRAPPGAVGLLVVGVCCCRWSPLDACRAARSWRSPRNDLLLIRYGGESFRIIDKTKRDDATAVIQREEWPKSRQDVEKHFRKLRDLDYLNWL; encoded by the exons ATGGCTATCAGATCTG TCATGCAGTTCTGTTTGTTCGAGATGGGAAGCACCATGCATACGGTCAACCAAGGAAATGTCGAAGTCAATGGCAAGATAAAGCACTT attttttgcATTCGAGCCCTCCATTCCAAcccaccgccgccccctcgtCAATCTCTCGCGAGACTCCCATTCCCCCCGCCTGCCGTCGCGCCTCCTGCAGTCCTCCTGGttcgccccctcctccgccgccgcccgtccccgTCGCGGCCGCCAACGCCTCCCTCGTCCTCTGCGGCTGCCGCCACGGTTTGCGCCTCCGCGAGGTGCGCgttggccgcgccgccgcctgccgtcaTGCTTCCTCCTGGTcccgcccccctcctcctcccccccggCCGCCAACGCCTCCCACATCCTCTGCGCTTGCCGCCACGGGGTACGCCTCCGCGAGGTGCGCgttggccgcgccgccgccgccgcggtggtgaGCTTTGGAGTTTGGAGGCACCGGGGGAGAGCTCTACCACGCCGCGGCCACGATAGATTCATAACTGGCCTTCCCCGCCGGTGTGTGCCCGACCTTCGGCGTCGCCCACTCATTCCTGCGCcaccgcgggcgccgccgggcgccgtcGGCCTTCTGGTTGTGGGCGTTTGCTGCTGCAGGTGGTCGCCTCTTGACGCTTGCCGCGCAGCTCGCTCCTGGCGCTCGCC GCGAAACGACCTGCTACTGATACGTTATGGAGGGGAGTCTTTTAGAATAATTGACAAG ACTAAAAGGGATGATGCCACCGCTGTCATCCAAAGAGAAGAGTGGCCAAAGTCGAGGCAAGATGTGGAGAAGCATTTCAGGAAGCTCAGAGATTTAGACTACTTAAATTGGCTCTGA